One Euphorbia lathyris chromosome 1, ddEupLath1.1, whole genome shotgun sequence DNA segment encodes these proteins:
- the LOC136229528 gene encoding cytochrome P450 736A117-like, protein MSNFHLQQDGTSTSSLWLNLSLALLTLPLIVLFLKWSHRSSKKSKLPPSPPTLPIIGNLHQLGLHPHQSLGNLAKIHGPIMSLNLGLGSIPVLIISSPDTAHQIMKTHDLIFADRPASTISDKLLYNRRDIAAAPYGEYWRQMKGISVLHLLNSKRVQSFKHVREEETACLIERIKSNYSSSEAVNLSVELATLTSDVVCRVALGRKHMATAGGRNFKDLLGEFVELLGFNIGNYIPWLSWVNYVNGLNGKAERVFREIDGFLNKVVEEHMAMGRNENGDNHRDFVDVLLWIQKEDTAGFPIDLTSIKALILDVFSAGTDSTYTALEWAMTELLKKPNIMKQLQNEVRKTAENKSEITADDIDKMPYLKAVIKETLRLHPPLPLLVPRVSTQDVNINGYDIARGTQVIINAWAIGRDPAFWERAEEFWPDRFLNSKIDIKGHDFQLLPFGAGRRACPGIQFAISIEELALANIVYKFDWSLPSGVGEEDLDMTESVGLTTHRKFPLFAVATPPPC, encoded by the exons ATGTCTAATTTCCATTTACAGCAAGATGGAACATCCACATCCTCCTTGTGGCTAAACTTATCCTTAGCCCTGTTAACCTTACCCTTGATAGTCTTATTCCTGAAATGGTCTCACCGGAGCAGCAAGAAATCCAAGCTCCCACCTTCTCCACCAACGCTTCCGATCATCGGAAACTTACACCAGCTCGGCTTACACCCTCACCAATCTCTCGGAAACTTAGCTAAAATCCATGGCCCAATCATGTCTCTAAATTTAGGATTAGGAAGCATCCCTGTTCTAATTATTTCATCACCAGACACTGCTCATCAGATAATGAAAACTCACGATTTAATCTTCGCTGACAGGCCTGCTTCAACAATCTCAGACAAACTTCTCTACAACCGGAGAGACATAGCTGCAGCTCCATACGGAGAGTACTGGAGGCAGATGAAAGGGataagtgttcttcatctactCAATTCGAAAAGAGTACAATCATTCAAACATGTCAGGGAAGAAGAAACAGCTTGTTTGATCGAGAGGATTAAGAGTAATTATTCATCGTCGGAGGCTGTTAATTTAAGCGTGGAATTAGCTACTCTGACGAGTGATGTGGTGTGTAGAGTAGCTTTAGGGAGAAAACATATGGCGACCGCAGGAGGGAGAAATTTTAAGGATTTATTGGGGGAGTTCGTGGAACTGTTGGGATTCAATATCGGTAACTATATTCCGTGGCTAAGTTGGGTGAATTATGTTAATGGATTGAATGGTAAAGCTgagagagtttttagagagattGATGGGTTTCTTAATAAAGTGGTGGAAGAACATATGGCCATGGGGAGGAATGAAAATGGTGATAATCATAGAGATTTTGTGGATGTTTTGCTTTGGATTCAGAAAGAAGATACTGCTGGTTTTCCTATTGATCTAACTAGCATTAAAGCTCTCATCTTG GATGTATTTTCAGCAGGAACGGACTCAACATATACAGCTCTAGAATGGGCAATGACAGAACTCCTAAAGAAGCCAAACATCATGAAACAACTCCAAAATGAAGTAAGAAAAACCGCCGAAAACAAGTCGGAAATCACAGCAGATGATATAGATAAAATGCCTTACCTAAAAGCAGTAATCAAAGAAACTCTACGATTACATCCACCACTTCCCTTGCTAGTTCCGCGAGTATCAACACAAGATGTTAACATCAACGGGTACGACATTGCACGAGGAACTCAAGTGATTATCAATGCTTGGGCGATCGGAAGAGACCCTGCGTTTTGGGAACGAGCAGAGGAGTTCTGGCCAGACAGATTTTTGAATAGCAAGATAGATATCAAAGGCCATGATTTCCAATTACTACCATTTGGGGCTGGAAGAAGAGCTTGTCCGGGAATACAGTTTGCAATTAGTATTGAAGAACTTGCTTTGGCTAATATTGTGTATAAGTTTGATTGGTCGTTGCCTAGTGGAGTAGGAGAGGAGGATTTGGATATGACTGAGTCTGTTGGTCTTACTACCCATAGAAAATTCCCCCTCTTTGCTGTTGCAACTCCTCCTCCTTGCTAA
- the LOC136229539 gene encoding rhodanese-like domain-containing protein 11, chloroplastic — MLFRLHLSVSQQLSSSMDSLGLPSFNAVTFSHSNFHNEHRAKLLGKSKFNYFNSSMPPSPKLTSTSRCHRFHTRVTRMQAGDEDYDLKQVKDMAAAKRRWDSMIREGRVKILTPREAGYAIQLSNKTLLDVRPSVERKKAWIKGSTWIPIFEVDDASDIGNLSRKVTSFMMGGWWSGTPTLSFDNQFIPKVEEKFSKDTDLIVSCQRGLRSLAACEMLYNAGYRNLFWVQGGLEAAEEEDLVAEGPQPLKFAGIGGVSEFLGWTDQQRVVAAKEGWGYRLLFSARLFGVVIAADALFLGAQQLSHYFQDIRPH; from the exons atGCTTTTTCGTCTTCATCTCAGTGTCTCACAACAGCTCTCGTCGTCAATGGATTCTCTAGGCCTTCCGTCTTTCAATGCTGTAACATTTTCACATTCCAATTTCCACAATGAACACAGAGCAAAATTGCTGGgaaaatcaaaattcaattaCTTCAACTCCTCGATGCCACCGTCTCCAAAACTCACCTCTACTTCAAGATGCCACCGCTTT CATACGAGGGTTACACGGATGCAAGCTGGAGACGAAGATTATGATTTAAAGCAAGTGAAAGACATGGCAGCCGCAAAGAGGAGATGGGATAGTATG ATCAGGGAAGGAAGGGTAAAGATTCTCACCCCAAGAGAAGCAGGATATGCAATTCAACTCTCCAATAAAACTCTACTCGATGTTCGCCCTTCTGTTGAGCGGAAGAAG GCATGGATTAAAGGCTCAACTTGGATTCCGATTTTTGAAGTTGATGATGCATCTGACATCGGAAATCTCTCCAGAAAGGTCACATCTTTTATGATGG GAGGTTGGTGGAGTGGGACGCCTACATTGTCTTTTGATAA CCAGTTCATACCAAAGGTTGAGGAGAAGTTCTCAAAAGATACAGACTTGATCGTTTCATGCCAGAGGGGATTGAG ATCGTTAGCTGCTTGTGAAATGCTTTACAATGCTGGTTATAGAAACCTTTTCTGGGTTCAAGGAGGTCTTGAGGCTGCTGAAGAAGAG GATCTTGTTGCAGAAGGTCCTCAGCCTCTTAAGTTTGCTGGAATTGGAGGGGTTTCTGAATTCCTTGG TTGGACAGATCAACAAAGAGTTGTGGCTGCCAAAGAAGGTTGGGGTTACCGGTTATTATTCTCAGCACGTCTG TTTGGAGTTGTTATTGCTGCTGATGCTTTGTTTCTCGGCGCCCAGCAATTAAGTCACTATTTTCAGGATATAAGGCCACACTGA